A single genomic interval of uncultured Desulfobulbus sp. harbors:
- a CDS encoding J domain-containing protein: MNAKEWQAIEQAAQVLGLGDRATLGEIKRAFHRLSKLHHPDAGGNRNGEQMYRITAAYETLTRYCDAYRYPLKRENAGADELDIYDPEDWWQARFGQDPLWSGKKKRRS; encoded by the coding sequence GTGAACGCCAAGGAATGGCAGGCCATCGAACAGGCGGCCCAGGTGTTGGGGTTGGGCGATCGGGCCACGCTTGGCGAGATCAAGCGCGCCTTTCATCGCCTGAGCAAACTGCACCACCCGGACGCCGGCGGCAACAGAAACGGTGAGCAGATGTATCGCATCACCGCAGCCTATGAAACGCTCACCCGCTACTGCGATGCCTACCGTTATCCGTTGAAACGGGAAAATGCCGGTGCGGATGAGCTTGATATTTACGATCCCGAAGACTGGTGGCAGGCCCGTTTTGGGCAGGATCCGTTGTGGAGCGGCAAAAAAAAGCGGCGCAGCTAG
- a CDS encoding rhodanese-like domain-containing protein, translating to MKKALAIGSLALSLCTSVAFADNRCAMYGLGEDFCITNNAAYKMIRSDYKIGGTESANVFILDVRTPEEWKWVGYPGNNLKSQAPALEGRVIKIDWNAGVDNFLTQVDTQFEDIADPVIITMCRSGHRSYLAAQELLSHGYNKVYSMNDGFEGDKDSRGYRNLNGWKNLGFSYTY from the coding sequence ATGAAAAAAGCGTTGGCCATCGGATCTCTCGCCTTATCTCTCTGTACAAGTGTAGCTTTTGCTGATAATAGATGTGCAATGTATGGTCTAGGCGAAGATTTTTGCATTACGAACAATGCTGCGTATAAAATGATTCGTAGCGACTATAAGATCGGTGGCACTGAAAGTGCAAACGTTTTTATTTTGGACGTGCGCACGCCAGAAGAATGGAAATGGGTTGGCTACCCAGGCAACAATTTAAAAAGTCAAGCTCCGGCATTGGAAGGTCGAGTAATCAAGATCGATTGGAATGCAGGGGTTGATAATTTTTTAACTCAAGTTGATACTCAATTTGAGGATATAGCTGACCCTGTAATAATAACCATGTGCCGCAGTGGCCACAGAAGCTACCTTGCTGCTCAAGAATTACTTTCACACGGTTACAACAAGGTCTATTCCATGAATGATGGATTTGAAGGTGATAAAGATTCTCGTGGATACAGGAATCTCAATGGGTGGAAGAATCTTGGATTTTCATACACATATTAA
- a CDS encoding amidohydrolase family protein, which yields MAGVIDIHTHAFPDQIARIAIPALEHEGQIKAYLNGTVTDLISSMDRSGVERSVVCSIATRPEQFQPILDWSKTIRSARIIPFPSLHPDDPALLDHLQQLYDEGFKGVKMHPYYQNYFLDDYNLFALYERMNELGMILVIHAGYDIAYPRIRRADPQRILDICRQFPKLKMIATHLGGWDEWEDVRALLTGQPIYMEISFALDFLDQIRLRDILLNHPPEYLLFGTDSPWSDQATTLKMLSKLGLPDELFTRIVSDNPHRLLDL from the coding sequence ATGGCCGGTGTCATTGACATTCATACCCATGCCTTCCCTGATCAGATCGCCCGCATTGCCATACCGGCCCTGGAACACGAGGGACAGATCAAGGCCTACCTCAACGGCACGGTGACGGACCTGATCAGTTCCATGGATCGCAGCGGCGTCGAGCGCTCGGTCGTCTGTTCCATCGCCACCCGACCGGAACAGTTCCAGCCCATTCTCGACTGGTCCAAAACGATCCGCTCCGCACGCATCATCCCCTTCCCCTCCCTCCATCCGGACGACCCCGCTCTTCTTGACCATTTGCAGCAACTGTACGACGAGGGATTCAAGGGGGTAAAGATGCACCCCTACTACCAGAACTATTTCCTCGATGATTATAACCTCTTTGCCCTGTACGAGCGCATGAACGAATTGGGCATGATCCTGGTGATTCACGCCGGGTATGACATTGCCTACCCCCGCATCCGCCGGGCCGACCCGCAACGCATTCTCGATATCTGCCGTCAGTTTCCCAAGCTTAAAATGATCGCCACCCACCTCGGCGGCTGGGACGAGTGGGAGGATGTGCGCGCCCTGCTCACAGGTCAACCGATTTACATGGAAATATCCTTTGCCCTGGATTTTCTTGACCAGATCCGGCTGCGAGACATCCTCTTGAACCATCCGCCAGAATACCTCCTCTTCGGCACCGATTCTCCCTGGTCCGACCAGGCCACCACCCTCAAAATGCTCTCCAAACTGGGTCTGCCCGACGAACTTTTTACTCGAATTGTCAGTGACAACCCGCACCGGTTGCTGGACCTCTGA
- a CDS encoding CoB--CoM heterodisulfide reductase iron-sulfur subunit B family protein translates to MEKIGLYLGCNIPLKAPDIEQSIRKILPPLGIEPVDLQGASCCPAWGTAPSFDLNTWCAVSSRNITIAEEEGVDIMTGCNSCFGVLSEAKHFMEDGERRKAVNASLSAINREFKGTSDIYHVAHVLHQKVGVDKIRENLKYSLDGLKIAVQTGCHTLWPSDVYKVKEKNPFYPTMLKDLCEATGATVPHYSRLESCCGMGGMRSTDMEKSLKLFKDKLLSIKEETDADIVVTTCSSCFLQFDMSQPILKERGLIDFEPIPTFYYTQLLALAMGYEPSQVAALSQIDRSSIIGEIQSEKRLIKEVA, encoded by the coding sequence ATGGAAAAAATTGGATTATATCTCGGCTGCAACATCCCGCTGAAGGCACCCGATATCGAGCAGTCCATTCGCAAGATCCTGCCTCCGCTGGGCATCGAGCCGGTGGACCTGCAGGGCGCCTCCTGCTGTCCGGCCTGGGGAACCGCCCCCTCCTTTGACCTCAACACCTGGTGCGCCGTCTCCAGCCGCAACATCACCATCGCCGAGGAAGAGGGCGTGGACATCATGACCGGCTGCAACTCCTGCTTTGGCGTCCTCTCCGAGGCCAAACACTTCATGGAGGATGGGGAACGGCGCAAGGCGGTCAATGCCAGCCTCTCCGCCATCAACCGCGAGTTCAAGGGTACCTCGGACATCTACCACGTGGCCCATGTGCTCCATCAGAAGGTGGGCGTGGACAAGATCCGCGAAAACCTCAAATACTCGCTTGACGGCCTGAAAATCGCGGTGCAGACCGGTTGTCATACCCTCTGGCCGTCTGATGTCTACAAGGTCAAGGAAAAAAATCCCTTCTACCCGACCATGCTCAAGGATCTCTGCGAGGCCACAGGGGCCACCGTGCCCCATTATTCGCGCCTTGAGAGCTGCTGCGGCATGGGCGGCATGCGCTCGACCGACATGGAGAAGTCACTGAAGCTGTTCAAGGACAAGCTGCTGTCGATCAAGGAAGAGACCGATGCGGACATCGTGGTCACCACCTGTTCCTCCTGCTTCCTCCAGTTCGACATGTCCCAGCCGATCCTCAAAGAGCGCGGCCTGATCGACTTCGAACCGATCCCGACCTTCTACTACACCCAGTTGCTGGCCCTGGCCATGGGCTACGAGCCGTCCCAGGTGGCCGCCCTCTCGCAGATCGACCGCAGCTCGATCATCGGAGAGATCCAAAGCGAAAAACGTTTGATCAAGGAGGTGGCCTGA
- the fmt gene encoding methionyl-tRNA formyltransferase, which yields MSAALNIVFMGTPDFAVPSLQALLDSPHKVAAVVCQPDRCRGRGKVLSPPPVKALAIEHEIPVLQPGSVRTDEFFAQLQSLAPDLLVVVAYGNILPVRLLELPRLGAINVHGSLLPKYRGAAPIQWAVIDGETETGITIMQMAAGMDTGDILLVERTLIGPQETAGELFERLSAMGGTILVSAIDQLAAGKLTPHPQDNALATTAPMLSKEMGHIDWDLPAAKLQSLIRGLDPWPSAYGFIDGKRYRFFRPEVVPHHSEEAPGTIVRADQQGLLVATGEDCLLLGEIQPEGKKRMAVANCLCGNAIVPLTQIN from the coding sequence ATGAGCGCAGCCTTGAACATCGTTTTCATGGGCACCCCTGATTTTGCGGTGCCCTCGCTCCAGGCTTTGCTCGACTCACCGCACAAGGTTGCGGCTGTGGTTTGCCAACCCGACCGCTGCCGTGGCCGGGGCAAGGTGCTCAGTCCACCACCGGTCAAGGCACTGGCGATCGAGCATGAGATTCCGGTTCTCCAGCCCGGTTCGGTACGCACCGACGAATTTTTTGCCCAGTTGCAAAGTCTGGCGCCGGATCTTCTGGTGGTGGTCGCCTACGGCAATATTTTACCGGTGCGGTTGCTGGAGCTCCCCCGATTGGGCGCGATCAACGTCCATGGCTCGCTCCTGCCCAAGTACCGTGGTGCAGCCCCGATTCAATGGGCAGTCATCGACGGTGAGACCGAGACCGGAATCACCATTATGCAGATGGCCGCTGGCATGGACACCGGCGACATTCTTCTTGTCGAGCGCACTCTTATTGGACCGCAAGAGACCGCCGGAGAACTCTTTGAGCGCCTCTCCGCAATGGGTGGGACCATACTCGTTTCCGCCATCGACCAGTTGGCTGCAGGCAAGCTGACTCCTCACCCCCAGGACAACGCCCTGGCCACCACCGCACCCATGCTAAGCAAAGAGATGGGCCATATCGACTGGGACCTGCCGGCGGCCAAGCTGCAAAGCCTGATCCGCGGCCTGGATCCCTGGCCCTCGGCCTATGGATTTATCGACGGCAAACGCTACCGCTTTTTCCGACCGGAGGTGGTGCCCCATCACTCCGAGGAAGCACCCGGCACCATAGTTCGCGCAGATCAGCAAGGGCTTTTGGTCGCCACCGGCGAAGACTGCCTGCTCCTGGGCGAGATCCAGCCCGAAGGAAAAAAGCGCATGGCCGTGGCCAACTGCCTCTGCGGCAATGCCATTGTCCCGCTGACCCAAATCAACTGA
- the def gene encoding peptide deformylase: MAILEIITFPHPVLRQKAETITEFDDALKTLVEDMADTMYDAPGVGLAANQIGIARRLVLVDRSTQEGERNFLPLINPEISQGEGTVVQEEGCLSVVECYDKVKRFRKIHVTAQDVDGNPLEFDAEDRFARIIQHEVDHLLGTLFIDHLSSLKRAMYKRKLKKILKNEQQ; the protein is encoded by the coding sequence ATGGCCATTTTAGAAATTATCACCTTCCCCCACCCGGTACTCCGCCAGAAGGCGGAAACCATAACCGAGTTTGATGATGCACTCAAAACCCTGGTCGAGGACATGGCGGACACCATGTACGACGCCCCCGGTGTCGGCCTGGCCGCCAACCAGATCGGCATTGCCCGGCGATTGGTACTGGTTGACCGTTCCACCCAGGAGGGCGAGCGGAACTTTCTCCCGCTGATCAATCCGGAAATCAGCCAGGGCGAAGGTACGGTGGTCCAGGAAGAGGGCTGCCTCAGCGTGGTCGAGTGCTACGACAAGGTCAAACGTTTTCGAAAAATACACGTCACCGCCCAGGATGTGGACGGCAATCCGTTGGAATTCGACGCAGAGGACCGCTTTGCCCGCATCATTCAACACGAGGTGGATCACCTCTTGGGCACCCTGTTCATCGATCACCTCAGCAGCCTGAAACGGGCGATGTACAAGCGGAAGCTGAAAAAAATTCTCAAGAACGAGCAGCAATGA
- a CDS encoding F420-nonreducing hydrogenase has protein sequence MANKVKTAFLLAGGCAGCEMSVVDLSEKLVDALEHLEIVFWAPTVADVKYQDLEDMPDKSIDLAFVDGMIRNTENLHTVKVLRAKSKVLVAFGACATLGGIAALGDLHTNEELMRQAYKDSFSTDNPDDVYPSPEYLLDGKYDLTIPALLPNCSTLDQVVDVDYYVGGCPPHPSFVGQLVGAIVAGDLPPAGSWLTGGKAVCDACKRNPALTGQERLPIGEIKRTIDGRPDPNICLLQQGYMCFGPVTQGDCGGSCLNVNIPCRGCGGPIPGIKDFGARCVSTLASSMENEAVAEQFIEKYNDMAKMFYRYSHTASKLNHRVAERKEKAA, from the coding sequence ATGGCAAATAAAGTGAAAACCGCCTTTCTTCTCGCCGGCGGCTGCGCAGGCTGCGAGATGAGCGTGGTCGACCTCTCGGAGAAGCTGGTCGATGCCCTCGAGCACCTGGAAATCGTCTTCTGGGCCCCCACCGTGGCCGACGTCAAGTATCAGGACCTGGAAGACATGCCCGACAAATCCATTGACCTCGCCTTTGTCGACGGGATGATCCGCAACACCGAAAACCTGCACACGGTCAAGGTCCTGCGAGCAAAATCCAAGGTCCTGGTCGCCTTTGGCGCATGTGCCACTCTGGGCGGGATCGCGGCCCTGGGCGACCTCCACACCAACGAGGAGCTGATGCGCCAGGCCTACAAGGATTCCTTTTCCACCGACAACCCGGATGACGTCTACCCCTCGCCTGAATACTTGCTCGACGGCAAGTACGACCTGACCATCCCGGCCCTGTTGCCCAACTGCTCCACCCTGGACCAGGTGGTGGATGTGGACTACTACGTGGGTGGCTGCCCGCCGCACCCCTCCTTTGTCGGTCAACTGGTGGGGGCAATCGTGGCCGGTGACCTGCCGCCGGCGGGCTCCTGGCTCACCGGCGGCAAGGCGGTCTGCGATGCCTGCAAGCGCAACCCGGCACTCACCGGCCAGGAACGGCTGCCCATCGGCGAGATCAAACGCACCATCGACGGCCGACCCGATCCCAACATCTGCCTGCTGCAGCAGGGCTACATGTGCTTTGGCCCGGTGACCCAGGGGGATTGCGGCGGATCCTGCCTGAATGTCAACATTCCCTGCCGTGGCTGCGGCGGTCCAATCCCCGGGATCAAGGATTTCGGCGCCCGCTGTGTCTCCACCCTGGCATCCAGCATGGAGAACGAGGCCGTTGCCGAGCAGTTCATTGAAAAATACAACGATATGGCCAAGATGTTCTACCGCTACAGCCATACGGCCTCGAAACTCAACCATCGGGTCGCCGAGCGAAAGGAGAAAGCAGCATGA
- a CDS encoding 4Fe-4S dicluster domain-containing protein: MIIDQHKIDEAVSTIIEYGGHNILNCIQCGACSAVCPGVKAGFPLLCRTLIRHLLNGELEEIIEDSSSWGCQACNRCTEICPRDVRPQEVVFAFRRYQANQLAFSTSSVTSQMNLFETGHAVFTDPSELRRKVGLPETTPTSAYDDQAKLEIQTLINNGPMGELGLF, encoded by the coding sequence ATGATTATCGACCAGCACAAAATCGACGAGGCCGTCTCCACCATAATCGAATACGGCGGCCACAATATTCTCAACTGTATCCAATGTGGCGCCTGCTCGGCGGTCTGTCCCGGGGTGAAGGCCGGCTTTCCCCTGCTGTGCCGCACCCTGATCCGTCACCTGCTCAACGGTGAACTGGAGGAGATTATCGAAGATTCCTCCAGCTGGGGCTGCCAGGCCTGCAACCGTTGCACCGAAATCTGCCCCCGCGACGTCCGCCCGCAGGAGGTGGTCTTTGCCTTCCGCCGCTATCAGGCCAACCAGCTGGCCTTTTCCACCTCCTCGGTTACCAGCCAGATGAACCTGTTTGAGACCGGCCACGCGGTCTTCACCGACCCGAGCGAACTGCGCAGAAAGGTCGGACTGCCGGAAACAACGCCGACCTCCGCCTATGACGACCAGGCAAAACTGGAAATCCAGACCCTGATCAACAACGGCCCCATGGGCGAGTTGGGACTCTTTTAA
- a CDS encoding YkgJ family cysteine cluster protein: MVEKDALQQGMALLAQPVLPLVSMVQFLYLTGDFATVDEVIDQMPPDIETAHAIYRDPIAALHPYADLLQPWVDLKAGSAPTETVIDIEGNSLDAMSATAALVAQDILSRELEPINSLLCAPCNCTLCCVGPDTEMQQAYFEIPLQAGEADRFSVERIDTPATRAARVGDEPPLLVEGREFYRRLDPVLMHWQRGWSLVMPTASRCPHLESSGRCRIYPDRPQVCRRPQIFPYMLEPVEDRTFRLRQSLLAVVDCPYVQLLKEEISAYAAACELEMIFRHNKA; encoded by the coding sequence ATGGTCGAGAAAGATGCGTTGCAACAGGGGATGGCCCTGCTGGCCCAGCCGGTATTACCGCTGGTGTCCATGGTCCAGTTTCTCTATCTGACCGGTGATTTTGCAACGGTTGACGAGGTGATCGACCAGATGCCGCCGGACATCGAAACCGCTCATGCCATCTACAGAGACCCCATCGCCGCCCTGCACCCCTATGCCGATCTTCTGCAGCCGTGGGTGGACCTCAAGGCCGGAAGCGCACCGACCGAAACGGTTATCGATATCGAGGGCAATTCGCTTGATGCCATGAGCGCGACGGCAGCCCTGGTTGCTCAGGATATTCTCAGCCGCGAACTGGAGCCGATCAACAGCCTGCTCTGCGCTCCCTGCAACTGCACCCTCTGCTGCGTCGGTCCGGATACGGAAATGCAGCAGGCCTACTTTGAGATTCCTCTGCAAGCAGGTGAGGCGGATCGTTTTTCCGTGGAGCGGATCGATACCCCGGCGACGCGCGCTGCCCGCGTCGGTGACGAGCCGCCCCTCCTGGTAGAGGGCAGGGAATTTTACCGGCGTCTTGATCCGGTGCTGATGCATTGGCAGCGCGGCTGGAGTCTGGTGATGCCCACGGCAAGCCGCTGTCCGCACCTGGAATCCTCCGGCCGCTGCCGGATTTATCCGGACCGGCCCCAGGTCTGCCGGAGGCCGCAGATTTTTCCCTACATGCTGGAACCTGTCGAGGACCGGACTTTTCGTCTGCGCCAGTCCCTGCTGGCGGTGGTGGACTGTCCCTATGTCCAGTTGCTCAAGGAAGAGATCAGCGCCTATGCCGCCGCCTGCGAACTGGAAATGATTTTTCGGCACAATAAAGCCTAA
- a CDS encoding phosphatidylglycerophosphatase A: MDRFYMFIATGAYSGYLPKAPGTWGSAVGVLLWLLVARLPLAPYWAVVGVLFVVGVISAGAAEKIVDRGDPGLVVIDEIVGQLIALGFAPLNPVVALAGFVLFRFFDILKPFPVNWVDDHLHGGLGIMLDDVLAGCYALLVLQLGLWTIKML; this comes from the coding sequence ATGGATCGCTTCTACATGTTCATCGCCACCGGCGCCTACAGCGGCTACCTGCCCAAGGCTCCCGGTACCTGGGGCTCGGCGGTCGGGGTACTGCTGTGGTTGCTTGTTGCCCGCTTGCCGCTTGCACCGTACTGGGCTGTGGTGGGGGTGCTTTTCGTCGTGGGGGTGATCAGTGCCGGGGCCGCGGAAAAAATCGTTGATCGCGGTGATCCCGGCCTGGTGGTGATCGATGAGATTGTCGGCCAGCTGATTGCCCTGGGCTTTGCACCGCTCAATCCGGTTGTTGCCTTGGCTGGATTTGTCCTTTTCCGTTTTTTTGATATACTCAAACCATTCCCGGTCAACTGGGTCGATGACCATCTCCACGGCGGTCTGGGAATTATGCTCGACGACGTCTTGGCCGGCTGCTACGCACTGCTCGTGTTGCAGCTCGGTCTCTGGACAATCAAAATGCTTTAG
- a CDS encoding CoB--CoM heterodisulfide reductase iron-sulfur subunit A family protein, with amino-acid sequence MAKVGVYVCHCGSNIAGVIDVAAVRDFAETLPDVVIARKDLFMCSDSGQEMVKQDVRDGIVDRVVVAACTPRTHEPIFRAAVEKAGLNKYLFEMANIRDQDSWVHAHDHEGATEKAKQIVASAVAKARNLEPLEDKYVPVTDAALVVGGGIGGISAALELANMGHKTYLVEKRPSIGGVMAQLDKTFPTNDCSACILTPMMVEAYNHPNIETMTYSEVDDVSGYIGNFKVQVRRKQTYVDWNKCTGCGDCASKCPSKTPDEFNAGLSDRRAAFIMFPQAVPKKAVIDIDHCINCAGREIGTQPKVNEKTGKPVLAPCERACPADAINRSIAHDPKGSITEIEVGSIVVTTGYQVMEKDWFKEMAPASPNVITALQLERIISATGPTEGKLLRPSDHEKPHTITFVSCMGSRDENFHTYCSRFCCMYMIKQARLLKEKYPQLVINMHFIDVRAFGKGYEEYYTGARKMGINFFRGKVGGLEMLPGDKLRVLAYDMEAATNIEYESDLVVLATAVELPKDSVSLAQKLGLQFCGNNFFRELHPKLGPVETAVEGLFVAGCCQGPKDIPDTVAQAKGAAAAAAVPLAQGKVKIEPIISEVDADTCSGCGICVPLCPYHAISMQPYADRPRAQIEMSACKGCGVCTSACPSGAITLHGYEESQIFAQIEALTN; translated from the coding sequence ATGGCAAAAGTCGGTGTGTACGTCTGTCATTGCGGTTCCAATATTGCCGGCGTCATCGACGTTGCGGCAGTACGAGATTTCGCGGAAACGCTCCCGGACGTGGTGATTGCGCGCAAGGATCTGTTCATGTGTTCGGATTCTGGGCAGGAGATGGTGAAGCAGGATGTTCGTGACGGAATCGTGGATCGGGTGGTTGTCGCCGCCTGTACGCCGCGGACCCATGAGCCGATCTTCCGCGCGGCGGTGGAGAAGGCCGGATTGAACAAATACCTCTTCGAAATGGCCAATATCCGTGACCAGGACAGCTGGGTCCACGCCCACGATCACGAGGGGGCAACGGAAAAGGCCAAGCAGATCGTGGCCTCGGCGGTTGCCAAGGCGCGCAATCTCGAGCCCCTGGAGGACAAATACGTGCCGGTCACCGATGCGGCCCTGGTCGTCGGCGGAGGGATCGGCGGGATCAGCGCCGCCCTGGAACTGGCAAACATGGGCCACAAGACCTATCTGGTGGAAAAAAGACCCTCCATAGGAGGTGTTATGGCTCAGCTGGACAAAACCTTTCCCACCAACGACTGCTCGGCATGTATCCTCACCCCGATGATGGTTGAGGCCTACAACCACCCCAACATCGAAACCATGACCTATTCCGAGGTGGATGATGTTTCGGGATACATCGGCAACTTCAAGGTTCAGGTGCGTCGCAAGCAGACCTATGTGGACTGGAACAAGTGCACCGGCTGCGGCGACTGCGCCTCAAAGTGCCCCTCCAAAACACCCGATGAGTTCAACGCCGGTCTCTCGGACCGACGGGCCGCGTTCATCATGTTTCCGCAAGCCGTGCCGAAAAAGGCGGTGATCGACATCGACCACTGTATCAACTGCGCAGGCCGCGAGATCGGTACCCAGCCCAAAGTCAACGAAAAAACCGGCAAACCGGTCCTGGCTCCCTGTGAACGGGCCTGTCCAGCCGATGCCATCAACCGCTCCATCGCCCATGATCCCAAGGGATCGATCACCGAGATCGAGGTCGGCTCCATCGTGGTCACCACAGGCTACCAGGTCATGGAGAAAGACTGGTTCAAGGAGATGGCCCCGGCCTCGCCCAACGTCATCACCGCCCTCCAGCTCGAGCGCATCATCTCCGCCACAGGCCCCACCGAAGGCAAGCTGCTGCGCCCCTCGGATCACGAAAAACCCCACACCATCACCTTCGTCTCCTGCATGGGATCACGCGACGAGAACTTCCACACCTACTGTTCCCGCTTCTGCTGCATGTACATGATCAAGCAGGCCCGGTTGCTGAAGGAGAAGTATCCGCAGCTGGTGATCAACATGCACTTCATCGATGTCCGCGCCTTTGGCAAGGGCTACGAGGAGTACTACACCGGCGCCCGCAAGATGGGGATCAACTTCTTCCGCGGCAAGGTCGGCGGTCTGGAAATGCTGCCAGGTGACAAACTGCGCGTGCTCGCCTACGACATGGAGGCCGCCACCAACATCGAGTACGAATCCGACCTGGTTGTTCTCGCCACCGCGGTCGAGCTGCCCAAGGATTCCGTCAGCCTGGCGCAGAAACTCGGCCTCCAGTTTTGCGGCAACAACTTCTTCCGTGAACTCCATCCCAAACTGGGTCCGGTCGAAACCGCGGTCGAAGGTCTGTTCGTTGCCGGTTGCTGTCAGGGGCCCAAGGACATTCCCGATACAGTGGCCCAGGCCAAGGGCGCTGCCGCCGCTGCCGCAGTGCCGCTGGCCCAGGGTAAGGTCAAGATCGAGCCGATCATCTCCGAGGTCGATGCCGACACCTGCTCCGGCTGCGGCATCTGTGTGCCGCTCTGTCCGTACCATGCCATCAGCATGCAACCCTATGCCGATCGCCCCAGGGCCCAGATCGAGATGTCCGCCTGCAAGGGCTGCGGTGTCTGTACCTCGGCCTGTCCATCCGGAGCCATTACCCTCCACGGCTATGAAGAATCACAGATCTTTGCCCAGATCGAGGCCTTGACCAATTAA
- the plsY gene encoding glycerol-3-phosphate 1-O-acyltransferase PlsY has translation MNILGILCVILSYLLGAIPFGLVLSRGSGIDIRTEGSKNIGATNVTRLLGKKMGTLTLLCDLLKGYLPMFIAARLVQGSSGEHLLIALCGAASVLGHMFPVYLGFKGGKGVATALGAFLYLAPLAVLGCLAVFIASVYFSGFVSLGSLLGSISILLWLPLLHAPSWKLGLAVFIVVMIWIKHYQNIGRLMRGTEKSWKRKAEAKT, from the coding sequence ATGAACATTCTCGGAATCCTGTGCGTGATTCTCTCCTACCTCCTTGGAGCCATCCCCTTTGGCCTGGTCCTGTCCCGGGGAAGCGGCATCGACATCCGTACCGAGGGCAGTAAGAATATCGGCGCCACCAACGTCACCCGGCTCTTGGGCAAGAAGATGGGCACCCTCACCTTGCTCTGCGATCTGCTCAAGGGCTACCTGCCCATGTTTATCGCCGCCCGTCTTGTGCAGGGCAGTTCCGGAGAACATTTGCTCATTGCCCTGTGCGGTGCAGCGTCGGTCTTGGGGCACATGTTTCCCGTCTATCTCGGGTTTAAAGGCGGCAAGGGGGTGGCCACCGCCCTGGGCGCCTTTCTCTACCTGGCACCGCTGGCGGTGCTCGGTTGTCTGGCGGTGTTTATCGCCTCGGTCTATTTTTCCGGTTTTGTTTCCCTGGGATCGCTTTTGGGATCAATCTCGATCCTTCTTTGGTTGCCCCTGCTCCATGCGCCGTCTTGGAAACTGGGGTTGGCCGTCTTTATCGTGGTCATGATCTGGATCAAGCATTACCAGAACATCGGGCGGCTGATGCGCGGGACGGAAAAATCCTGGAAAAGGAAGGCAGAGGCCAAGACGTGA
- a CDS encoding hydrogenase iron-sulfur subunit: MSFMPNIVGFACQWCTYAGADLAGNLRAKYPPSIKLIKVPCSGRVEPEYVLEALANGADGVLVGGCHFGDCHYKTGNYKTANRMVLLKKMIEDAGFDSRRFRLEWISGAEGYRFAEVVEEFTKELQELGPNPLKGGNGNGK, encoded by the coding sequence ATGTCCTTCATGCCCAATATTGTCGGCTTTGCCTGCCAGTGGTGCACCTATGCCGGTGCCGACCTTGCCGGAAACCTGCGCGCCAAATACCCGCCCTCGATCAAACTGATCAAGGTGCCCTGCTCGGGTCGGGTCGAGCCGGAATACGTCCTCGAGGCCCTGGCCAACGGTGCCGACGGCGTCCTGGTGGGCGGCTGCCACTTCGGTGACTGCCACTACAAGACCGGCAACTACAAGACCGCCAATCGCATGGTCCTGTTGAAAAAAATGATCGAGGACGCCGGGTTTGATTCCCGCCGTTTCCGCCTGGAATGGATCTCCGGCGCCGAGGGGTATCGGTTCGCCGAGGTGGTCGAGGAGTTTACCAAGGAGCTGCAGGAGCTGGGACCCAATCCGCTCAAAGGAGGAAATGGCAATGGCAAATAA